In Tripterygium wilfordii isolate XIE 37 chromosome 15, ASM1340144v1, whole genome shotgun sequence, one DNA window encodes the following:
- the LOC120016107 gene encoding serine/threonine-protein kinase UCNL-like gives MEAPPELRQPAPRNQLNFNNLKSLKVLGKGAMGTVFLVHDQVSDPDACNPFALKVVEKSSIHNKQDADRRARWEIEVLTRLCCPNTHPFLPYLLGSLETSDFLAWAVPFCSGGDLNVLRHRQSDRVFSPAVIRFYIAEVVCALEHLHNLGLVYRDLKPENILIQQSGHVTLTDFDLSRSLTRPTVKSLLFSGEDQQGVLDPVNKKNKHRRNFTRWILLMPKDGNSMKKGLKKTKSARVSPMNRRKLSFSNGERSNSFVGTEEYVSPEVVRGDGHEFAVDWWALGILTYEMLYGTTPFKGKNRKETFRNVLMKPPEFLGKPTALTDLIGQLLGKDPTRRLGYQRGACEIKEHDFFNGVRWDLLTEVSRPPCIPSREEGEITAAGGVDIRDYFEKLRAPPSMPPSPLPSPSSEWRRNVSLTEF, from the coding sequence ATGGAGGCTCCACCTGAACTACGGCAACCGGCACCGCGAAACCAACTCAATTTTAACAACCTTAAAAGCCTCAAAGTCCTAGGCAAGGGCGCCATGGGCACTGTCTTCCTCGTCCACGACCAGGTATCCGATCCTGATGCCTGCAACCCGTTCGCTCTCAAAGTCGTAGAAAAATCCTCAATACACAACAAGCAAGATGCGGACCGCCGCGCCCGGTGGGAGATCGAGGTTCTGACCCGGTTATGCTGCCCAAATACCCATCCTTTTCTTCCTTACCTCCTTGGGTCCCTCGAGACCTCCGACTTTCTCGCTTGGGCTGTGCCTTTCTGTTCCGGTGGCGACCTTAATGTTCTCCGCCATCGTCAAAGCGATCGCGTTTTCTCCCCAGCGGTTATAAGGTTTTACATAGCGGAGGTCGTGTGTGCTCTCGAGCATTTGCATAACCTGGGCCTCGTATATCGTGATTTGAAACCGGAGAACATACTCATTCAACAATCTGGTCACGTGACTCTCACGGACTTCGATCTTTCGCGGAGTTTGACGAGGCCGACTGTTAAATCGTTGTTGTTTTCCGGTGAGGACCAACAAGGAGTGCTCGATCCTGTAAACAAGAAGAATAAGCATCGCCGAAATTTTACGAGGTGGATTCTGTTGATGCCGAAGGATGGGAACAGTATGAAGAAGGGGCTGAAGAAGACGAAATCGGCCCGAGTTAGCCCGATGAATCGTCGGAAACTGAGTTTCTCGAATGGTGAACGATCCAACTCGTTTGTGGGTACGGAAGAGTATGTTTCACCAGAGGTGGTACGTGGTGATGGGCACGAGTTCGCTGTGGATTGGTGGGCTCTAGGAATTCTGACGTACGAGATGCTGTACGGTACGACGCCGTTTAAGGGTAAGAACAGAAAAGAAACGTTTCGGAACGTCTTGATGAAACCGCCAGAATTCCTCGGGAAGCCCACCGCTTTAACGGACTTGATCGGACAGTTGTTAGGGAAGGATCCCACGAGGAGATTGGGGTATCAGAGAGGCGCGTGTGAGATCAAGGAGCACGACTTTTTTAATGGGGTAAGGTGGGACCTACTAACGGAAGTGTCACGTCCACCGTGTATTCCGTCAAGAGAGGAGGGAGAAATAACAGCCGCGGGGGGAGTAGATATACGCGATTACTTCGAGAAATTGAGGGCGCCACCGTCAATGCCGCCGTCGCCGTTGCCTTCACCATCCTCAGAGTGGCGGAGAAATGTCTCGTTAACGGAATTCTGA